The following are encoded together in the Capsulimonas corticalis genome:
- a CDS encoding methyl-accepting chemotaxis protein, which produces MPFFLHLRTGYKLALGFGFSLLCAISIAFVALSRMQAMQQATSPAASLEALQSGRFLIFALLTAAIVCGSLIAAAVTRYITGTLSQMSQRLEQLSSVDVTRLGTAITVMEFGDLSMPVRYETEPLEISSRDEFGQMGTTINLLMNQTHCTIQSFRASRAGLQDLVRTLQQNAAQVAQTAGTLTDTSGNIGAGVEQIGAMMMDIARSSDQSAHGAAEVAQGAAQQSRSMAEGTKLLDQLSGIIETVTSEAQGARQAAGEAQAVASGGVEAVAQTVQGMARIRASVTESAGVVASLGQSSREIGAIVKTIDEIAEQTNLLALNAAIEAARAGEAGRGFAVVASEVRRLAERAGKATGEITGLINEVQQHTQKAVSTMETGAREVELGAQLAETAGEALMKIQDVVAAVTERVAGIDVSAQRMTTSSARVSESIHTMAHLVAQSGEMAEQMSAAAAQVSSSVRTVSGAAAKQGSAAGEMIAFSQSLTEIACTLEDAVSQFQVEAAPAPAFREPLRLAA; this is translated from the coding sequence ATGCCATTCTTTCTCCACCTGCGCACCGGTTACAAGCTCGCGCTTGGATTCGGATTTTCGCTTCTCTGCGCTATCTCTATTGCATTCGTCGCGCTGAGCCGGATGCAGGCGATGCAGCAGGCGACAAGCCCGGCCGCATCCCTGGAAGCCCTGCAAAGCGGCCGTTTCCTGATCTTCGCCCTGCTCACGGCCGCAATCGTCTGCGGATCGCTCATCGCGGCGGCGGTGACCCGTTATATCACCGGGACGCTTTCCCAGATGTCGCAGCGCCTGGAGCAGCTGTCCTCGGTCGACGTCACACGGCTGGGAACCGCGATCACCGTAATGGAGTTCGGCGATCTTTCCATGCCCGTTCGTTACGAGACGGAGCCGCTGGAAATAAGTTCACGCGATGAGTTCGGTCAAATGGGCACGACGATCAATCTGCTCATGAATCAAACGCACTGCACGATCCAATCCTTCCGCGCCTCCCGCGCCGGTCTTCAGGATCTGGTGCGCACGCTCCAGCAAAACGCCGCCCAGGTCGCGCAGACGGCCGGCACGCTGACGGATACAAGCGGCAACATTGGCGCGGGCGTCGAGCAGATCGGCGCCATGATGATGGACATCGCCCGCTCTTCGGACCAGTCGGCGCACGGCGCGGCGGAAGTGGCGCAGGGCGCCGCCCAGCAGTCGCGCTCCATGGCGGAAGGCACGAAGCTGCTCGATCAGCTTTCGGGGATCATCGAAACGGTCACCTCCGAAGCGCAGGGCGCCCGCCAGGCCGCCGGCGAAGCGCAGGCCGTGGCGAGCGGCGGCGTCGAAGCGGTCGCGCAGACAGTCCAGGGAATGGCCCGCATCCGCGCCAGCGTCACTGAATCCGCCGGAGTCGTCGCCAGTCTGGGCCAGTCCAGCCGGGAGATCGGCGCCATCGTCAAAACGATCGATGAGATCGCCGAGCAGACCAACCTGCTCGCTCTGAACGCCGCCATCGAGGCGGCCCGAGCCGGCGAAGCGGGACGCGGTTTCGCGGTCGTCGCCTCCGAAGTGCGCCGCCTCGCCGAGCGCGCCGGAAAGGCGACCGGGGAGATCACCGGCCTGATCAACGAAGTCCAGCAGCACACGCAGAAGGCGGTCAGCACGATGGAGACCGGCGCGCGTGAGGTGGAGCTGGGCGCGCAGCTGGCGGAAACCGCCGGCGAAGCGCTGATGAAGATTCAAGACGTCGTCGCGGCCGTGACGGAGCGTGTCGCCGGCATCGACGTTTCGGCGCAGCGAATGACCACATCCTCCGCCCGCGTCTCCGAATCCATCCACACCATGGCGCACCTTGTCGCCCAGAGCGGCGAGATGGCCGAGCAGATGAGCGCCGCCGCCGCGCAGGTCTCCTCCTCCGTGCGCACCGTGTCCGGCGCGGCCGCCAAGCAAGGCTCCGCCGCCGGGGAAATGATCGCCTTCTCGCAGTCGCTGACGGAGATCGCCTGCACCCTGGAGGACGCCGTCTCCCAGTTCCAGGTGGAAGCCGCTCCCGCGCCGGCGTTCCGCGAGCCGCTTCGCCTCGCCGCGTAA
- a CDS encoding DUF1559 domain-containing protein: protein MKNTQRQGFTLIELLVVIAIIAILAAILFPVFAQAREKARQSSCASNEKQIGLAILQYAQDNEETLPLANYVNPDGSNGSWNYAVDPYIKGGIAVVQADNGTLHKSVYTCPDFNGDAPEGVFSASFPSVSSSGAKTGQPFKSYVVNENFLSPLAVSTPATDHFKRPSATLAQIKSPSSVVLLAEGRGDVLYTTGNDTSTEPTDSPDENFHDWGNYISARARHAGGSEYLLMDGHVKWFRAPSPNYADSAKTLPNASASGVVWSQAQYPTASAWFLEDPNAQ, encoded by the coding sequence ATGAAGAACACCCAACGTCAGGGGTTTACCTTGATTGAACTGCTCGTTGTCATCGCTATCATCGCGATTCTCGCCGCCATTCTCTTCCCGGTCTTCGCCCAGGCACGCGAAAAGGCGCGCCAGTCGAGCTGCGCCTCCAACGAAAAGCAGATCGGCCTGGCGATCCTGCAATACGCTCAGGATAACGAGGAAACCCTCCCTCTCGCGAACTATGTCAATCCGGATGGCTCGAATGGGTCATGGAACTACGCGGTGGACCCGTATATCAAAGGCGGGATCGCCGTCGTGCAGGCGGACAACGGAACCCTGCATAAGAGCGTGTATACCTGCCCTGATTTCAATGGCGATGCGCCGGAAGGCGTATTTTCCGCATCATTTCCCAGCGTGTCTTCGAGCGGAGCAAAGACCGGACAGCCGTTCAAAAGCTACGTCGTGAACGAGAATTTCCTGTCCCCGCTCGCCGTTTCCACGCCCGCCACCGATCACTTCAAGCGCCCTTCCGCGACGCTGGCCCAAATCAAATCCCCCTCCTCCGTCGTTCTGCTGGCCGAAGGACGCGGCGATGTCCTTTATACGACCGGCAATGACACCTCCACGGAACCGACGGATTCGCCGGATGAGAACTTCCACGACTGGGGCAACTATATCTCCGCCCGCGCGCGGCACGCCGGCGGGTCGGAGTATCTGCTCATGGACGGTCATGTGAAATGGTTCCGCGCTCCAAGCCCGAACTACGCCGACTCGGCGAAGACCCTGCCGAACGCCAGCGCATCGGGAGTCGTATGGAGTCAGGCCCAGTATCCGACCGCTTCCGCGTGGTTCCTGGAAGATCCGAACGCGCAGTAA
- a CDS encoding prepilin-type N-terminal cleavage/methylation domain-containing protein — protein MRKRRQSGFTLIELLVVIAIIAILAAILFPVFAQAREKARQITCASNEKQAGLAIFQYAQDYDETLPLANYAQHPTDTSGFVNWQYEVDPYIKGGYPISNSDLGTGSGGLRKSVWFCPDWDRTNDLFYNDGTPSGTAPSTATPSKSYIANENYMGAYVPPTAPNVNYAKPSATLAQIKTPAQTVLTAESRGNNVQCAGNDTPTAAALGTTASDWGHYVSGRARHAGGSNYLFQDGHVKWFRAPGNNRNADLSPVLSTTGIVYSQASYPNAAGWWLEDPNGA, from the coding sequence ATGCGCAAGAGGCGCCAGTCCGGATTTACATTGATTGAACTACTCGTCGTGATAGCCATTATCGCGATTCTCGCCGCTATTCTCTTCCCCGTCTTTGCCCAGGCCCGCGAAAAAGCGCGCCAGATCACGTGCGCCTCGAACGAGAAGCAGGCGGGCCTCGCCATCTTCCAATACGCTCAAGATTATGACGAGACGTTGCCGCTCGCCAACTACGCTCAGCATCCCACCGATACGAGCGGCTTTGTGAACTGGCAATATGAGGTCGATCCTTATATCAAGGGCGGATACCCGATCAGCAACTCCGATCTGGGAACCGGCTCCGGCGGCCTGCGCAAGAGCGTCTGGTTCTGCCCGGACTGGGACCGCACCAACGACCTCTTCTATAACGACGGCACGCCGTCGGGTACGGCGCCCAGCACGGCCACTCCCTCCAAGAGCTACATCGCGAACGAGAATTATATGGGCGCTTACGTCCCCCCCACCGCTCCCAACGTAAACTACGCGAAGCCCTCGGCGACGCTGGCGCAGATCAAGACGCCCGCGCAGACGGTGCTGACCGCCGAAAGCCGGGGCAACAACGTTCAGTGCGCCGGCAACGACACGCCGACCGCCGCCGCGCTCGGCACGACCGCAAGCGACTGGGGCCACTATGTCTCGGGCCGCGCCCGCCATGCGGGAGGCTCCAACTATCTGTTCCAGGACGGCCATGTGAAGTGGTTCCGCGCGCCCGGCAATAACCGCAACGCCGACCTCTCCCCGGTCCTGAGCACGACCGGCATCGTCTACAGCCAGGCGTCCTACCCCAACGCCGCCGGCTGGTGGCTGGAGGATCCGAACGGAGCGTAG